The Blastococcus sp. HT6-4 genome window below encodes:
- a CDS encoding helix-turn-helix domain-containing protein produces the protein MATSTATQRRAADKQAFDTYMAGCPSRLLLDRLANKWVVLVLTALAQGPLRTAALSRRIAGVSPKMLTQTLRSLEGDGLLTRTIEPTVPVSVTYELTALGLSLLQAVSPLKAWAEDHMSDVLAARDRAGAT, from the coding sequence GTGGCGACGTCAACGGCGACACAGCGGCGCGCGGCGGACAAGCAGGCCTTCGACACCTACATGGCCGGCTGCCCCAGCCGTCTGCTCCTGGACCGGTTGGCGAACAAGTGGGTGGTCCTGGTGCTGACCGCGTTGGCGCAGGGGCCGTTGCGCACTGCGGCCCTGAGCCGACGCATCGCCGGGGTCAGCCCCAAGATGCTCACGCAGACTCTGAGGTCGCTCGAGGGCGACGGACTGCTCACCCGGACGATCGAACCCACCGTGCCCGTGTCGGTGACCTACGAACTGACCGCTTTGGGACTGTCCCTGCTGCAGGCTGTCTCCCCGCTCAAGGCGTGGGCGGAGGACCACATGTCCGACGTCCTGGCCGCTCGGGACCGGGCAGGGGCCACGTGA
- a CDS encoding cobalamin B12-binding domain-containing protein, which produces MVDERIRVVIAKPGLDGHDRGAKVVARALRDAGMEVVYTGLHQTPEQIVDTVVQEDADAVGLSVLSGAHMTLFARLTELMRERGVDDVVVFGGGIIPEEDVPELRRIGVTGIFTPGATTTDIVEWVRDHVGEPAGARAPDQRVPAADG; this is translated from the coding sequence ATGGTGGACGAACGGATCCGGGTGGTCATCGCCAAGCCAGGCCTGGACGGGCACGACCGGGGCGCCAAGGTGGTCGCGCGGGCGCTGCGCGACGCGGGCATGGAGGTCGTCTACACCGGCCTGCACCAGACGCCCGAGCAGATCGTGGACACGGTCGTGCAGGAGGACGCCGACGCCGTCGGGCTGTCGGTCCTGTCCGGTGCGCACATGACGCTCTTCGCCCGGCTCACCGAGCTGATGCGCGAGCGCGGGGTCGACGACGTCGTCGTCTTCGGGGGCGGGATCATCCCGGAGGAGGACGTGCCGGAGCTGCGGCGCATCGGCGTCACCGGCATCTTCACCCCCGGGGCCACGACCACCGACATCGTGGAGTGGGTGCGCGACCACGTGGGCGAGCCGGCCGGCGCCCGAGCGCCGGACCAGCGCGTTCCTGCTGCCGACGGGTGA
- a CDS encoding chorismate mutase has translation MSTLTAPPAAGPTAPEDPTERIGDLRGAIDACDAEIIELVRRRLEISQEIGALRAASGGTRLSLSREQQVLARFRAELGPDGAALGMMLLRQGRGRL, from the coding sequence ATGAGCACCCTCACCGCCCCACCCGCCGCCGGCCCGACCGCCCCCGAGGACCCGACCGAGCGGATCGGCGACCTGCGCGGCGCGATCGACGCCTGCGACGCCGAGATCATCGAGCTCGTGCGGCGCCGGCTGGAGATCTCCCAGGAGATCGGCGCCCTGCGCGCCGCATCCGGAGGCACCCGCCTGTCCCTCTCCCGCGAGCAGCAGGTGCTGGCCCGCTTCCGGGCCGAGCTCGGGCCCGACGGCGCCGCGCTGGGGATGATGCTGCTGCGCCAGGGTCGCGGCCGGCTCTGA
- the sucC gene encoding ADP-forming succinate--CoA ligase subunit beta, whose translation MDLFEYQARDLLASHGVPVLPGGVAETPEQAEAIAREIGQTVVVKAQVKTGGRGKAGGVKLADNPEDAKARAQDILGLDIKGHITHRVMVAQASDIAEEYYFSYLLDRSNRTFLAMASVEGGVEIEQLAVERPEALARIPIDASVGVDTAKAAEIVDAAGFAPEVRDQVIAIAVQLWDVFSKEDATLVEVNPLAKAPDGTVLALDAKVTLDENAGFRHAEHAALEDAAAADPLEAAAKEKDLNYVKLEGEVGIIGNGAGLVMSTLDVVAYAGEDFGGVKPANFLDIGGGASAEVMANGLGIILSDPAVKSVFVNVFGGITACDAVANGIVAALQQLGDQATKPLVVRLDGNNVEEGRRILAEANHPLVSLEDTMDGAARRAAELAAA comes from the coding sequence GTGGATCTCTTCGAGTACCAGGCCCGTGACCTGTTGGCCTCGCACGGTGTCCCCGTGCTCCCCGGCGGCGTCGCCGAGACTCCTGAGCAGGCGGAGGCGATCGCCCGGGAGATCGGGCAGACCGTCGTCGTCAAGGCGCAGGTGAAGACCGGTGGCCGCGGCAAGGCCGGTGGCGTCAAGCTCGCCGACAACCCCGAGGACGCCAAGGCGCGCGCCCAGGACATCCTCGGGCTGGACATCAAGGGCCACATCACGCACCGCGTGATGGTGGCCCAGGCCAGCGACATCGCCGAGGAGTACTACTTCTCCTACCTCCTCGACCGCTCCAACCGCACCTTCCTGGCCATGGCCAGCGTCGAGGGCGGCGTGGAGATCGAGCAGCTCGCCGTCGAGCGCCCGGAGGCGCTGGCCCGCATCCCGATCGACGCCAGCGTCGGCGTCGACACCGCCAAGGCCGCCGAGATCGTGGACGCCGCCGGGTTCGCCCCCGAGGTCCGCGACCAGGTCATCGCCATCGCCGTGCAGCTGTGGGACGTCTTCAGCAAGGAGGACGCCACCCTGGTCGAGGTCAACCCCTTGGCCAAGGCCCCCGACGGCACCGTCCTGGCGCTCGACGCCAAGGTGACCCTCGACGAGAACGCCGGCTTCCGGCACGCCGAGCACGCGGCTCTCGAGGATGCCGCCGCCGCCGACCCGCTCGAGGCCGCGGCCAAGGAGAAGGACCTCAACTACGTCAAGCTCGAGGGCGAGGTCGGGATCATCGGCAACGGTGCCGGCCTGGTCATGAGCACCCTCGACGTCGTCGCCTACGCGGGTGAGGACTTCGGCGGCGTCAAGCCGGCGAACTTCCTGGACATCGGTGGCGGCGCCTCGGCCGAGGTCATGGCCAACGGTCTCGGGATCATCCTCTCCGACCCGGCCGTGAAGAGCGTCTTCGTCAACGTCTTCGGCGGGATCACCGCCTGCGACGCCGTCGCCAACGGCATCGTCGCCGCCCTGCAGCAGCTGGGCGACCAGGCCACCAAGCCGCTGGTGGTCCGCCTCGACGGCAACAACGTGGAGGAGGGCCGGCGGATCCTCGCCGAGGCCAACCACCCGCTGGTCAGCCTCGAGGACACGATGGACGGCGCCGCGCGCCGGGCCGCCGAGCTCGCCGCCGCCTGA
- a CDS encoding M23 family metallopeptidase translates to MSLSSAQVLEKPAPPVAQLPRPRRSPELGAAAPALETGPAPVAEAPRRRRRLPHPPGRRAPLWFAALVAGAVVAGLPAVIGEDRDVSVTASDYGLGVSTEVSFSGGPEDAEARRGITEAEAQARLSELAASRAARQPRTVAPTQGRLTTCFCMRWGTMHYGLDLAAPLGTPILAATDGVVVRAGRASGYGNAVYIQDTDGNVHIYGHMRYYSVSAGDVVTAGDQIAKVGNEGQSTGPHLHYEIHRGGMDGRPIDPAKWLGERGVGI, encoded by the coding sequence GTGTCTCTCAGCAGTGCACAGGTGCTCGAGAAGCCGGCTCCGCCCGTCGCGCAGCTGCCGAGGCCCCGGCGCTCCCCGGAGCTCGGCGCAGCGGCACCGGCGCTCGAGACCGGCCCCGCGCCCGTCGCGGAGGCCCCCCGTCGCCGTCGCCGCCTGCCGCACCCGCCGGGCCGCCGGGCGCCCCTGTGGTTCGCCGCCCTGGTGGCCGGCGCCGTCGTCGCCGGGCTGCCCGCCGTCATCGGCGAGGACCGGGACGTCTCCGTGACCGCGTCCGACTACGGGCTCGGTGTGAGCACCGAGGTCAGCTTCAGCGGCGGGCCCGAGGACGCCGAGGCCCGCCGCGGCATCACCGAGGCCGAGGCCCAGGCCCGCCTCAGCGAGCTCGCCGCCTCCCGCGCGGCCCGCCAGCCGCGCACCGTGGCGCCAACCCAGGGCAGGCTCACCACCTGCTTCTGCATGCGCTGGGGCACCATGCACTACGGCCTGGACCTGGCCGCTCCGCTGGGCACCCCCATCCTCGCCGCGACCGACGGCGTGGTGGTCCGGGCCGGCCGGGCGTCCGGTTACGGCAACGCCGTCTACATCCAGGACACCGACGGCAACGTCCACATCTACGGCCACATGCGCTACTACAGCGTCTCCGCCGGCGACGTCGTCACCGCCGGGGACCAGATCGCGAAGGTCGGCAACGAGGGCCAGTCCACCGGTCCCCACCTGCACTACGAGATCCACCGCGGCGGCATGGACGGCCGTCCGATCGACCCGGCCAAGTGGCTCGGCGAGCGCGGCGTGGGGATCTGA
- a CDS encoding response regulator transcription factor, producing the protein MTPRVFVVDDHAMVRTGVRAELGDEVTVVGEAADVASAVDGIRATRPDVVLLDVHMPGGGGRAVLETLRTELPDVRWLALSVSDAAEDVIAVIRAGARGYVTKTISGPDLVDAVRRVAEDDVVFSPRLAGFVLDAFSAGPAAPVPADDPATDPGLDLLSAREREVMQLLARGYTYREIGSRLFISVKTVESHASNVLRKLQLSNRNELTRWAASNRLL; encoded by the coding sequence GTGACCCCGCGGGTGTTCGTGGTCGACGACCACGCGATGGTGCGCACCGGCGTGCGGGCGGAGCTCGGGGACGAGGTGACCGTCGTCGGTGAGGCCGCCGACGTCGCCTCCGCCGTCGACGGCATCCGCGCGACCCGGCCCGACGTCGTCCTGCTCGACGTCCACATGCCCGGGGGCGGGGGCCGGGCCGTGCTGGAGACCCTGCGCACCGAGCTGCCCGACGTCCGGTGGCTGGCGCTGTCGGTGTCGGACGCCGCCGAGGACGTCATCGCCGTCATCCGCGCCGGTGCGCGCGGCTACGTCACGAAGACGATCTCCGGCCCCGACCTGGTCGACGCCGTCCGCCGGGTCGCCGAGGACGACGTGGTCTTCAGCCCCCGGCTCGCCGGCTTCGTGCTCGACGCCTTCTCCGCCGGCCCCGCCGCCCCCGTGCCCGCCGACGACCCGGCCACCGACCCCGGGCTGGACCTGCTGTCGGCCCGCGAGCGGGAGGTGATGCAGCTGCTGGCCCGCGGCTACACCTACCGGGAGATCGGGTCGCGGCTGTTCATCTCGGTCAAGACGGTGGAGTCCCACGCGTCGAACGTGCTGCGCAAGCTCCAGCTGTCCAACCGCAACGAGCTCACCCGCTGGGCGGCGTCGAACCGCCTGCTGTGA
- a CDS encoding TfoX/Sxy family protein has translation MREDDWADLVERFTDGEVTRGHMFGCPGLRTGRRFFTIRWEEQLVLKLPAARIADLVQAGGGTPFEPMEGRRMNGWILLTGAADTTSLVEQARAYVTEQHA, from the coding sequence ATGAGGGAGGACGACTGGGCGGACCTCGTCGAGCGGTTCACCGACGGCGAGGTCACGCGCGGCCACATGTTCGGTTGCCCGGGGCTGCGGACCGGCCGGAGGTTCTTCACGATCCGGTGGGAGGAGCAGCTGGTGCTCAAGCTCCCGGCCGCCCGCATCGCCGATCTCGTGCAGGCGGGGGGCGGCACCCCGTTCGAGCCCATGGAGGGGCGCCGGATGAACGGCTGGATTCTGCTGACCGGCGCCGCCGACACGACCTCGCTGGTCGAGCAGGCCCGCGCGTACGTCACGGAGCAGCACGCCTGA
- the pcrA gene encoding DNA helicase PcrA, whose protein sequence is MSSSLQQSLPGTAALPRSAPGSVGRELDRMLAGLNGPQRDAVVHEGSPLLIVAGAGSGKTRVLTHRVAYLLGARGVQPGEILAITFTNKAAGEMKDRVAALVGPRARSMWVSTFHSMCVRILRAEAAKLGMKSSFTIYDQGDSVRLMTMVARDLDLDAKRYPGRSLANQVSNLKNELVDEEAFSPQTAPEKVLKEAYTLYQRRLREAHAMDFDDLIMTTVHLLQAFPEVAEHYRRRFRHVLVDEYQDTNHAQYMLVRELTGTGEGPVPQAELCVVGDADQSIYAFRGATIRNIDEFERDYPQATTILLEQNYRSTQRILKAANQVISRNTGRRPKSLWTDSGDGELIEGYVADNEHDEAAWVAEQIDALVDEGQAQPKDIAVFYRTNNASRVFEEVFIRVGMPYKVVGGVRFYERKEVRDALAYLKLVANPADVVSLRRIINVPKRGIGDKAESCVESFADRERIAFGTALRRCAEVPDLATRSLKALQEFVALLEEFEQLVETGSGPAALLESILDRTGYLAELQASTDPQDEGRVDNLNELISVAAEFEAANPGGTVTDFLEQVSLVADADQIPVSGDEAGVVTLMTLHTAKGLEFPVVFLTGLEDGVFPHLRALGDPRELEEERRLAYVGITRARQRLFLSRATVRTNWGQPAYNPPSRFLDELPADTVHWARMDPPPAPSTGYSSAQSRVAATGLSTGGLRGGAGNRQVVSVEVGDRVSHDAFGLGTVVEVTGVGDKAQATVDFGSGGTKRLVLRYAPLVKL, encoded by the coding sequence ATGAGCAGCAGCCTCCAGCAGTCCCTTCCCGGCACCGCCGCCCTGCCGCGCTCCGCTCCCGGCTCGGTCGGTCGCGAGCTGGACCGGATGCTGGCCGGCCTGAACGGCCCGCAGCGCGACGCCGTCGTCCACGAGGGCAGCCCGCTGCTCATCGTCGCCGGCGCCGGGTCGGGCAAGACCCGGGTGCTCACCCACCGGGTCGCCTACCTGCTCGGCGCCCGGGGGGTGCAGCCGGGGGAGATCCTGGCGATCACCTTCACCAACAAGGCCGCCGGCGAGATGAAGGATCGGGTGGCCGCGCTGGTCGGGCCGCGCGCCCGGTCGATGTGGGTGTCGACCTTCCACTCGATGTGCGTGCGCATCCTGCGGGCCGAGGCCGCCAAGCTGGGCATGAAGTCGTCGTTCACGATCTACGACCAGGGCGACTCGGTGCGCCTGATGACGATGGTCGCCCGCGACCTGGACCTCGACGCCAAGCGCTACCCCGGGCGCAGCCTGGCCAACCAGGTGTCCAACCTGAAGAACGAGCTGGTCGACGAGGAGGCGTTCAGCCCCCAGACGGCACCGGAGAAGGTGCTCAAGGAGGCGTACACCCTCTACCAGCGGCGGCTGCGCGAGGCGCACGCCATGGACTTCGACGACCTGATCATGACGACGGTCCACCTGCTCCAGGCCTTCCCCGAGGTCGCGGAGCACTACCGCCGCCGGTTCCGGCACGTGCTGGTCGACGAGTACCAGGACACCAACCACGCCCAGTACATGCTGGTGCGCGAGCTGACCGGCACCGGCGAGGGTCCGGTCCCGCAGGCGGAGCTGTGCGTCGTCGGTGACGCCGACCAGTCGATCTACGCGTTCCGGGGCGCCACGATCCGCAACATCGACGAGTTCGAGCGCGACTACCCGCAGGCCACCACGATCCTGCTCGAGCAGAACTACCGCTCCACCCAGCGGATCCTGAAGGCGGCCAACCAGGTCATCTCCAGGAACACCGGCCGCCGGCCCAAGAGCCTGTGGACCGACTCCGGTGACGGCGAGCTGATCGAGGGCTACGTCGCCGACAACGAGCACGACGAGGCCGCCTGGGTGGCCGAGCAGATCGACGCGCTGGTCGACGAGGGCCAGGCGCAGCCGAAGGACATCGCGGTCTTCTACCGGACCAACAACGCCTCGCGCGTGTTCGAAGAGGTCTTCATCCGGGTCGGCATGCCCTACAAGGTCGTCGGCGGGGTCCGGTTCTACGAGCGCAAGGAGGTCCGCGACGCGCTGGCCTACCTGAAGCTGGTGGCCAACCCGGCCGACGTGGTGAGCCTGCGCCGGATCATCAACGTGCCCAAGCGGGGGATCGGCGACAAGGCCGAGTCCTGCGTCGAGTCCTTCGCCGACCGCGAGCGGATCGCCTTCGGCACGGCGCTGCGGCGGTGCGCCGAGGTCCCCGACCTCGCCACCCGCTCGCTCAAGGCGCTGCAGGAGTTCGTCGCGCTGCTCGAGGAGTTCGAGCAGCTGGTCGAGACCGGGTCCGGCCCGGCGGCGCTGCTGGAGAGCATCCTCGACCGCACCGGCTACCTCGCCGAGCTGCAGGCGAGCACCGATCCCCAGGACGAGGGCCGCGTCGACAACCTCAACGAGCTGATCTCGGTCGCCGCGGAGTTCGAGGCGGCGAACCCCGGTGGCACGGTCACCGACTTCCTCGAGCAGGTCTCGCTCGTGGCCGATGCCGACCAGATCCCCGTGTCGGGCGACGAGGCCGGCGTGGTCACGCTGATGACCCTGCACACCGCGAAGGGCCTGGAGTTCCCGGTCGTGTTCCTGACCGGCCTGGAGGACGGCGTCTTCCCGCACCTGCGCGCGCTCGGCGACCCGCGGGAGCTGGAGGAGGAGCGCCGGCTGGCCTACGTCGGCATCACCCGGGCGCGGCAGCGGCTGTTCCTGTCCCGCGCGACGGTGCGGACGAACTGGGGGCAGCCGGCCTACAACCCGCCGTCCCGCTTCCTGGACGAGCTGCCGGCCGACACCGTCCACTGGGCGCGCATGGACCCGCCCCCGGCGCCGTCGACCGGGTACTCGTCGGCGCAGTCGCGGGTGGCGGCCACGGGGCTGTCCACCGGTGGGCTGCGCGGCGGCGCCGGCAACCGCCAGGTCGTCTCCGTGGAGGTCGGCGACCGGGTCAGCCACGACGCGTTCGGGCTGGGGACCGTGGTGGAGGTGACCGGCGTGGGGGACAAGGCCCAGGCCACGGTCGACTTCGGCTCCGGCGGCACGAAGCGCCTCGTCCTCCGCTACGCCCCGCTGGTGAAGCTCTGA
- a CDS encoding PIG-L deacetylase family protein, with product MTFPPPQPPAAHVERALCVLAHPDDVDFGSAGTVACWTAAGTEVTYLIVTDGDAGGFDDTPRQEMGPLRQAEQRAAAAAVGVTDVRFLGHPDGRLELTLDLRRDISRVIRQVRPQRVLTSSPERFWDRIGASHPDHMTVGESTLRAVYPDARNPFAFPELLADEGLEAWTVSEVWLGASPRADHCVDVTDVVDRKFAALMNHVTQVSHLPEGQLEEFVTGWMRQTARTHGLPDGRLAEAFHVVHTA from the coding sequence GTGACCTTCCCCCCGCCCCAGCCGCCGGCCGCCCACGTCGAGCGGGCGCTGTGCGTGCTCGCCCACCCCGACGACGTCGACTTCGGCAGCGCCGGGACGGTGGCCTGCTGGACCGCGGCCGGCACCGAGGTCACCTACCTGATCGTCACCGACGGCGACGCCGGCGGCTTCGACGACACCCCCCGGCAGGAGATGGGGCCGCTGCGCCAGGCCGAGCAGCGGGCGGCCGCGGCGGCGGTGGGCGTCACCGACGTGCGCTTCCTCGGCCACCCGGACGGCCGGCTGGAGCTGACCCTCGACCTGCGCCGCGACATCAGCCGGGTGATCCGGCAGGTCCGGCCGCAGCGGGTGCTCACCAGCTCCCCGGAACGCTTCTGGGACCGGATCGGCGCGAGCCACCCCGACCACATGACCGTGGGCGAGTCGACGCTCCGGGCGGTCTACCCGGACGCCCGCAATCCGTTCGCCTTCCCCGAGCTGCTGGCCGACGAGGGCCTGGAGGCCTGGACGGTGTCCGAGGTGTGGCTCGGCGCCAGCCCGCGCGCCGACCACTGCGTCGACGTCACCGACGTGGTCGACCGCAAGTTCGCCGCCCTGATGAACCACGTCACCCAGGTCAGCCATCTGCCCGAGGGGCAGCTCGAGGAGTTCGTGACCGGGTGGATGCGGCAGACCGCGCGCACCCACGGCCTCCCCGACGGCCGGCTGGCCGAGGCCTTCCACGTCGTCCACACGGCGTGA
- a CDS encoding serine hydrolase — protein MHGSEQHDAGGAGRGDGRRCGRLRAGAGRRVVGGPERRARHPGRWAAFARMLQDRGRGPAGTRVLTEEAVRAMTTEQAGPVDDEGGGWGLGIGVRRTDEPGGRHTGSYGWDGGLGSSWWTDPVTGVTAVLLTNQMWASPQPPPLFDAFRSAAFGA, from the coding sequence ATGCATGGGAGCGAGCAGCACGACGCAGGCGGCGCAGGTCGAGGCGACGGTCGCCGGTGCGGTCGCCTCCGGGCAGGTGCCGGGCGCCGCGTGGTGGGTGGGCCGGAACGGCGAGCTCGTCACCCGGGGCGCTGGGCCGCCTTCGCCCGGATGCTGCAGGACCGCGGCCGTGGCCCCGCCGGCACCCGGGTGCTGACCGAGGAGGCGGTCCGGGCCATGACCACGGAGCAGGCCGGCCCGGTGGACGACGAGGGCGGTGGGTGGGGTCTGGGCATCGGCGTCCGCCGGACCGACGAGCCGGGCGGCCGGCACACCGGCTCCTACGGGTGGGACGGCGGCCTGGGCAGCTCCTGGTGGACCGATCCGGTCACCGGGGTGACGGCCGTCCTGCTCACCAACCAGATGTGGGCGTCCCCGCAGCCACCGCCGCTGTTCGACGCCTTCCGTTCAGCGGCCTTCGGCGCCTGA
- a CDS encoding alpha/beta fold hydrolase, with protein MGSSSDPDSRPGWHTGATVDGTPRGLRALCSPTTLTGGLTELAWVGAHVLMYPLGTRMEQLRPDPRQRTADQPATVRALFATDPLAARTPVLLVHGLIDNRSVFAVMRRSLRRRGFAHVCSWNYSPFLTDIARGAADLGRHIERICEQTGHDRVHVVGHSLGGLIARYHVQRQGGDRRVDSLVTLGTPHQGSILAHVVPTPLVRQLRPGSPVLQELTEPAPDCRTRVTAVYSDLDQMVLPTQSGRCEHPDLDARNVLVHGVGHMSLPMHRGVLDEVAATLAGVRDAVEEPAPVAAVA; from the coding sequence ATGGGCTCGTCGAGCGATCCGGACTCCCGCCCAGGGTGGCACACGGGCGCGACCGTCGACGGCACGCCACGAGGCCTGCGCGCACTCTGCTCCCCGACGACGCTGACCGGCGGGCTGACCGAGCTCGCCTGGGTCGGCGCCCACGTCCTCATGTACCCGCTGGGCACGCGGATGGAGCAGCTGCGGCCGGACCCTCGCCAGCGCACCGCCGATCAGCCGGCCACCGTCCGGGCGCTGTTCGCCACCGATCCGCTGGCCGCCCGCACGCCCGTCCTGCTGGTGCACGGGCTGATCGACAACCGGTCGGTGTTCGCCGTGATGCGGCGGAGCCTCCGCAGGCGCGGCTTCGCCCACGTGTGCTCCTGGAACTACAGCCCGTTCCTCACCGACATCGCGCGGGGCGCCGCCGACCTCGGCCGGCACATCGAGCGGATCTGCGAGCAGACCGGTCACGACCGGGTGCACGTCGTCGGCCACAGCCTGGGCGGGCTCATCGCGCGGTACCACGTGCAGCGACAGGGCGGCGACCGCCGGGTGGACTCCCTGGTGACCCTGGGGACGCCCCACCAGGGCTCCATCCTGGCCCACGTGGTGCCCACGCCGCTCGTGCGGCAGCTCCGGCCGGGCTCACCGGTGCTGCAGGAACTCACCGAGCCGGCTCCGGACTGCCGCACCAGGGTCACCGCCGTCTACAGCGACCTCGACCAGATGGTGCTGCCGACGCAGTCCGGGCGGTGCGAGCACCCCGATCTCGACGCCCGCAACGTGCTCGTCCACGGCGTCGGGCACATGTCGCTGCCGATGCACCGGGGGGTCCTGGACGAGGTCGCCGCGACGCTGGCCGGTGTCCGGGACGCGGTGGAGGAACCCGCCCCCGTGGCCGCGGTCGCCTGA
- the sucD gene encoding succinate--CoA ligase subunit alpha, whose product MSIFLNENSKVIVQGMTGSEGMKHTSRMLASGTAIVGGVNPRKAGQSVDFDGTSVPVFGGVAEAMKETGADVSVIFVPPPFAKAAVIEAVDAQIGLAVVITEGIPVHDSTYFWAHAQGGATRIIGPNCPGLISPGRSNAGIIPANITKQGKIGLVSKSGTLTYQMMYELRDIGFSTAIGIGGDPVIGTTHIDALQAFQEDPETEAIVMIGEIGGDAEERAADFIKANVTKPVVGYVAGFTAPEGKTMGHAGAIVSGSAGTAQAKQEALEAAGVRVGKTPSETAKLMREIVGS is encoded by the coding sequence ATGTCGATCTTCCTCAACGAGAACAGCAAGGTCATCGTCCAGGGCATGACCGGCTCGGAGGGCATGAAGCACACGTCGCGCATGCTCGCCTCCGGCACCGCCATCGTCGGGGGCGTCAACCCGCGCAAGGCCGGCCAGTCGGTCGACTTCGACGGCACCAGCGTCCCGGTCTTCGGCGGCGTCGCCGAGGCCATGAAGGAGACCGGCGCCGACGTCAGCGTCATCTTCGTGCCGCCGCCCTTCGCCAAGGCCGCCGTCATCGAGGCCGTGGACGCCCAGATCGGGCTGGCCGTCGTCATCACCGAGGGCATCCCGGTGCACGACTCGACCTACTTCTGGGCGCACGCCCAGGGTGGGGCCACCCGCATCATCGGGCCGAACTGCCCCGGCCTGATCAGCCCCGGGCGCAGCAACGCCGGCATCATCCCGGCCAACATCACCAAGCAGGGCAAGATCGGCCTGGTGTCGAAGTCGGGCACGCTGACCTACCAGATGATGTACGAGCTGCGGGACATCGGTTTCTCCACCGCGATCGGCATCGGTGGCGACCCGGTCATCGGCACCACGCACATCGACGCCCTCCAGGCCTTCCAGGAGGACCCGGAGACCGAGGCCATCGTGATGATCGGTGAGATCGGTGGCGACGCCGAGGAGCGGGCCGCCGACTTCATCAAGGCCAACGTCACCAAGCCCGTCGTCGGCTACGTCGCCGGGTTCACCGCCCCCGAGGGCAAGACGATGGGCCACGCGGGCGCCATCGTGTCGGGCTCGGCCGGCACGGCCCAGGCGAAGCAGGAGGCCCTCGAGGCCGCCGGTGTCCGGGTGGGCAAGACCCCGTCGGAGACCGCGAAGCTGATGCGGGAGATCGTCGGCTCCTGA
- a CDS encoding NADP-dependent oxidoreductase yields the protein MRAITLHRPGGPDALLLDEVHLPGPGPGEVRVRVAAAGVNPVDLQTRSGVYHRLGWVSVSPVGLGWDLAGAVDAVGAGVPLAEGTPVAALSPGVDKPLGAYAEFLVLPADCVTEIDPALDPVVAATVPLNSLTAMQALDLMGPAAGRSLLITGAAGAVGGYATQLAAERGFTVTGLARPTDEAFLADLGSGHAVTVRPAAFDVVLDAAALGVAALDAVADGGSYVGVVPPAVPDPVRSITTTAVLVTPDAKQLAEAVRRTTDGSLPARVHSIAELSEAAQAHRTMEGGGLRGRIVLTV from the coding sequence ATGCGCGCCATCACCCTCCACCGACCCGGTGGCCCCGACGCCCTCCTGCTCGACGAGGTGCACCTCCCCGGGCCCGGCCCCGGCGAGGTGCGCGTCCGGGTGGCTGCAGCCGGGGTCAACCCGGTCGACCTGCAGACGCGCTCGGGCGTGTACCACCGCCTGGGCTGGGTCTCCGTGAGCCCGGTCGGTCTGGGCTGGGACCTGGCAGGCGCCGTGGACGCCGTCGGGGCAGGGGTCCCGCTGGCTGAGGGAACGCCGGTCGCGGCGCTGTCACCGGGCGTCGACAAGCCGCTCGGCGCCTACGCGGAGTTCCTGGTCCTGCCGGCGGACTGCGTGACCGAGATCGATCCCGCCCTGGACCCGGTCGTGGCGGCCACCGTGCCGCTGAACTCGCTGACCGCTATGCAGGCACTGGACCTGATGGGACCGGCCGCCGGGCGGAGCCTGCTGATCACCGGGGCGGCCGGCGCCGTCGGCGGGTACGCCACCCAGCTGGCGGCGGAGCGCGGCTTCACGGTCACCGGTCTGGCCCGCCCCACGGACGAGGCATTCCTCGCTGACCTGGGTTCCGGGCATGCCGTCACGGTTCGCCCGGCCGCCTTCGACGTGGTGCTCGACGCGGCCGCGCTCGGGGTGGCGGCGCTCGACGCCGTGGCGGACGGTGGCTCCTACGTCGGCGTCGTCCCCCCTGCGGTGCCTGACCCGGTCAGGTCGATCACCACCACCGCTGTCCTGGTGACGCCGGACGCGAAGCAGCTCGCCGAGGCGGTCCGCCGAACGACCGACGGTTCCCTGCCGGCTCGCGTCCACTCGATCGCGGAGCTGTCGGAGGCCGCGCAGGCGCACCGGACCATGGAAGGCGGCGGCCTGCGGGGCCGGATCGTGCTCACCGTGTGA